A stretch of Pseudolysobacter antarcticus DNA encodes these proteins:
- the acnA gene encoding aconitate hydratase AcnA, with product MSDSFSTSTTLDVNGKSYHIRSLAKLGERFDIKRLPYSMKILLENLLRQEDGLNVTSKEIEAVANWEAKKEPDTEISFMPARVVLQDFTGVPCVVDLAAMRDAMVKLGGDPTLINPLSPAELVIDHSVQVDDYGHANSLDINGQIEFKRNQERYSFLRWGQKALNNFKVVPPNTGIVHQVNLENLARVVMTEEKNGEWFAFPDTVFGTDSHTTMINGLGVLGWGVGGIEAEAAMLGQPSSMLIPQVVGFELRGKLPEGATATDLVLTVTQMLRKHGVVGKFVEFFGEGLEHLPLADRATIANMAPEYGATCGIFPIDKESLNYLRLSGRPEELITLVEAYARVQGMWHEAGHAHAEYSATLQLDMASVKPSLAGPKRPQDRVLLEDVKKNYQEAVLELTHARHPKTPAEDRFANEGGGTAVGNEAVNPSPVSKCEVNGEAFDLRDGAVVIAAITSCTNTSNPAVMLAAGLLARNAAAKGLKAQPWVKTSLGPGSLVVTDYLKKAGLLTELEKLGFFLVGYGCTTCIGNSGPLLPEISKGIADGELAVASVLSGNRNFEGRVHAEVKMNYLASPPLVVAYAIAGTVNIDMTTQPLGIGSDGTPVFLKDIWPSNKEIGDFIAKTIGPEMFKQNYAHVFAGDSRWNQIASPDGDIYQWEDASTYIKNPPYFDGMSLEIGKIEDIHSARVLGLFGDSITTDHISPAGNIKKDSPAGKYLIGRGVEPVDFNSYGSRRGNDDVMVRGTFANIRIKNRMLGGEEGGNTIHYPSGDKLAIYDAAIRYQHDKVPLVVIAGKEYGTGSSRDWAAKGTMLLGVKAVIAESFERIHRSNLVGMGVLPLSFLPGENAQSLGLIGDEVFEIAGLHDGAAKQVEIVATGSAGEKRFTVQVLLLTPKEVVYYRHGGILPYVLRQLAKSPSDAAGKAA from the coding sequence ATGAGCGATTCGTTTTCAACCAGCACCACCCTCGATGTCAACGGCAAGAGCTACCACATTCGTAGCCTGGCCAAACTCGGCGAGCGTTTCGATATCAAGCGCCTGCCGTACTCGATGAAGATTCTGCTGGAGAATCTGCTGCGCCAGGAAGACGGCCTCAACGTCACCTCGAAGGAAATCGAGGCAGTCGCGAACTGGGAAGCAAAAAAGGAACCTGACACCGAAATCTCCTTCATGCCCGCGCGCGTTGTGCTGCAGGATTTCACCGGCGTGCCGTGTGTGGTCGATCTGGCGGCGATGCGCGATGCGATGGTCAAGCTCGGCGGCGATCCGACGCTGATCAATCCGCTCTCGCCCGCCGAACTCGTGATCGACCATTCTGTTCAGGTCGATGATTACGGCCACGCCAATTCGCTCGATATCAACGGCCAGATCGAGTTCAAGCGCAATCAGGAGCGCTACAGCTTTTTGCGCTGGGGCCAGAAGGCGCTCAACAATTTCAAAGTCGTGCCGCCGAACACGGGCATCGTGCATCAGGTGAATCTGGAAAATCTCGCCCGTGTGGTGATGACCGAAGAAAAAAACGGTGAGTGGTTTGCGTTCCCGGATACCGTGTTCGGCACCGATTCGCACACCACGATGATCAACGGTCTCGGCGTACTCGGCTGGGGCGTGGGTGGTATCGAGGCAGAAGCGGCGATGCTCGGCCAGCCCTCGTCGATGCTCATTCCACAGGTGGTTGGTTTCGAGTTGCGCGGCAAACTGCCGGAAGGTGCGACCGCGACCGATCTCGTGCTCACCGTCACGCAGATGCTGCGCAAGCACGGCGTGGTCGGCAAATTCGTCGAATTTTTCGGTGAAGGTCTGGAGCATTTGCCGCTGGCCGATCGCGCGACGATCGCCAACATGGCGCCGGAATACGGCGCGACTTGCGGCATCTTCCCGATCGACAAGGAATCGCTGAACTATCTGCGTCTGTCGGGTCGCCCTGAAGAACTCATCACGCTGGTCGAAGCCTACGCCCGCGTCCAGGGCATGTGGCATGAGGCCGGCCACGCGCATGCCGAATACAGCGCCACGCTGCAACTCGACATGGCGAGTGTGAAGCCGTCGCTGGCTGGCCCAAAGCGTCCGCAGGATCGCGTACTGCTTGAAGACGTCAAGAAAAATTATCAGGAAGCCGTGCTCGAATTGACCCACGCACGTCACCCGAAAACACCGGCCGAAGATCGTTTTGCGAATGAAGGTGGCGGCACTGCGGTCGGCAATGAAGCCGTCAATCCGTCACCCGTGAGCAAGTGTGAAGTCAACGGTGAAGCGTTCGACCTGCGCGACGGCGCGGTCGTCATCGCAGCGATCACCTCGTGCACCAATACCTCGAATCCCGCGGTGATGCTGGCCGCCGGTCTGCTCGCGCGCAATGCGGCGGCGAAAGGTTTGAAGGCGCAGCCGTGGGTGAAAACCTCGCTCGGGCCGGGTTCGCTGGTGGTGACGGATTATCTGAAGAAAGCCGGCCTGCTCACTGAACTCGAAAAGCTCGGATTTTTCCTGGTCGGTTACGGCTGCACCACATGTATCGGCAACTCGGGTCCGCTGTTGCCGGAAATCAGCAAGGGCATCGCCGATGGCGAGCTGGCGGTTGCGTCGGTGCTCTCGGGCAACCGCAACTTCGAAGGCCGCGTGCATGCCGAGGTGAAAATGAATTACCTCGCCTCGCCGCCGCTGGTAGTGGCGTATGCGATCGCCGGCACGGTGAATATCGACATGACCACACAGCCGCTCGGCATAGGCAGCGACGGCACGCCAGTTTTCCTCAAGGATATCTGGCCGTCGAACAAGGAAATCGGCGATTTCATCGCCAAAACGATCGGGCCGGAAATGTTCAAGCAAAACTACGCTCACGTGTTCGCGGGCGATAGCCGCTGGAACCAGATCGCCTCACCCGATGGCGATATTTACCAGTGGGAAGATGCGTCGACCTATATCAAAAATCCGCCGTACTTCGATGGCATGAGTCTGGAAATCGGCAAGATCGAGGACATCCACAGCGCGCGGGTACTTGGCCTGTTCGGTGATTCGATCACGACTGATCACATCTCACCTGCCGGCAATATCAAGAAGGATTCGCCCGCCGGCAAATACTTGATCGGGCGTGGCGTGGAACCGGTCGATTTCAATTCCTACGGCTCGCGCCGCGGCAACGACGATGTGATGGTGCGTGGCACGTTCGCCAATATCCGCATCAAGAACCGCATGCTCGGCGGTGAGGAAGGCGGCAACACGATTCATTATCCGAGCGGCGACAAGCTCGCGATCTATGACGCCGCGATCCGTTATCAGCACGACAAGGTGCCGCTGGTGGTGATCGCCGGCAAGGAATACGGCACCGGCTCGTCGCGCGACTGGGCGGCCAAGGGAACGATGTTGCTCGGCGTGAAAGCCGTGATTGCGGAAAGTTTCGAGCGCATTCATCGCTCCAATCTGGTCGGCATGGGCGTGCTGCCGCTGTCGTTCCTGCCGGGTGAAAATGCGCAGAGTCTTGGCCTGATCGGCGACGAAGTTTTCGAAATCGCAGGCCTGCATGACGGCGCCGCCAAGCAGGTGGAAATCGTCGCCACCGGCAGCGCTGGCGAAAAACGCTTTACCGTGCAGGTGCTGCTGCTGACGCCGAAAGAAGTGGTGTATTACCGTCATGGCGGCATCCTGCCGTATGTGTTGCGCCAGCTCGCGAAATCGCCGAGCGATGCTGCTGGCAAGGCCGCATGA
- a CDS encoding AMP-binding protein: MSAEKPWLASYAPGVPAEINADEFSSIPAVFAKSCALYRDRPAFSNMGKVLSYGRLDQLSMQFASFLRNTLKLEKGDRIALMMPNLLQYPIAIFGALRAGLIVVNTNPLYTSRELKHQLNDAGVSAILVLENFAATVAEVLHETPCKHVIVTRIGDMLDFPKSLITNFAVKHIKKMVPAFAIPHAISFTSALASGARQSLPAVEIAANDVAFLQYTGGTTGVAKGAMLTHRNLVANMQQVGAWFKSVVVLGEEIMITALPLYHIFALTCNCLVFINFGGLNVLITNPRDMPGFVKELKKSRFTSITGVNTLFNGLLNTPGFDEIDFSTLRTSFGGGMAVQRAVAERWKKTTGCILIEGYGMTESSPVATDNPMNALEYSGSVGLPVPSTELSIQDDDGKLLPQGENGEICIRGPQVMKGYWQRPEDTAKSITPDGWLKTGDIGNMDARGFFFIVDRKKDMILVSGFNVYPNEIEDVVALHPGVLEVAAVGVPDEKSGEAVKLVVVKKDPNLTAEDLRAHCKLYLTGYKLPKVIEFRTSLPKTNVGKILRRELRDAQPVGG; encoded by the coding sequence ATGAGTGCTGAAAAACCTTGGCTCGCCAGTTATGCCCCGGGCGTGCCCGCCGAGATCAACGCGGACGAGTTCAGTTCGATCCCGGCCGTATTCGCAAAATCCTGCGCGCTATATCGCGACCGACCCGCGTTCTCGAACATGGGCAAAGTGCTCAGCTATGGGCGGTTGGATCAACTCAGCATGCAATTTGCGTCATTCCTGCGCAACACGCTGAAGCTCGAAAAAGGCGATCGCATCGCCTTGATGATGCCGAATCTTCTGCAATACCCGATCGCGATTTTCGGCGCGCTGCGTGCCGGGTTGATCGTGGTGAATACCAATCCGCTGTACACCTCGCGCGAACTCAAGCATCAGCTCAATGATGCCGGTGTCAGCGCCATTCTGGTGCTGGAGAATTTCGCCGCGACCGTAGCCGAAGTGTTGCATGAAACTCCGTGCAAACACGTGATTGTCACCCGCATCGGCGACATGCTGGATTTTCCGAAATCGCTGATCACCAATTTCGCGGTCAAACACATCAAGAAAATGGTGCCGGCGTTTGCTATTCCGCACGCGATTTCGTTCACCTCGGCGCTTGCCTCAGGCGCGCGCCAGAGCTTGCCTGCGGTCGAGATTGCGGCGAATGATGTCGCTTTCCTGCAGTACACCGGTGGCACCACTGGTGTGGCCAAGGGCGCGATGCTGACGCACCGCAACCTGGTCGCCAACATGCAACAGGTCGGCGCATGGTTCAAATCCGTGGTGGTACTCGGTGAGGAAATAATGATCACTGCATTGCCGCTGTATCACATCTTCGCGCTGACTTGTAATTGCCTCGTGTTCATCAATTTCGGTGGACTGAACGTGCTCATCACCAACCCGCGCGACATGCCGGGTTTCGTCAAGGAATTGAAAAAGTCGCGTTTCACCTCGATCACCGGTGTGAATACATTGTTCAACGGTTTGTTGAATACGCCAGGTTTTGATGAAATCGATTTTTCCACTTTGCGCACGTCCTTCGGCGGCGGCATGGCGGTGCAGCGCGCGGTCGCCGAGCGCTGGAAAAAAACCACGGGCTGCATCCTCATCGAAGGTTACGGCATGACCGAATCCTCGCCCGTTGCCACCGATAATCCGATGAATGCACTCGAGTACTCCGGCTCCGTCGGACTGCCAGTGCCATCGACCGAACTTTCGATTCAGGACGATGACGGCAAGTTGCTGCCGCAAGGCGAGAACGGCGAGATCTGCATCCGCGGCCCGCAAGTGATGAAAGGTTATTGGCAACGGCCCGAAGACACCGCAAAAAGCATTACTCCCGATGGCTGGCTAAAAACGGGCGACATCGGCAACATGGATGCACGCGGATTTTTCTTCATTGTCGATCGCAAGAAAGACATGATCCTGGTGTCGGGCTTCAACGTGTATCCAAACGAGATCGAAGATGTGGTCGCACTGCATCCGGGTGTACTCGAAGTCGCCGCCGTCGGCGTGCCGGACGAAAAATCCGGCGAGGCGGTCAAGCTTGTCGTAGTCAAGAAAGATCCCAACCTGACCGCCGAAGACCTGCGTGCACACTGCAAGTTGTACCTGACCGGATACAAATTGCCGAAAGTGATCGAGTTCCGCACCTCGTTGCCAAAAACCAATGTCGGGAAAATCCTGCGTCGCGAGTTGCGTGATGCGCAGCCGGTGGGCGGGTAA
- the mnmA gene encoding tRNA 2-thiouridine(34) synthase MnmA, whose amino-acid sequence MDKGLTIVGVSGGVDSSVTALLLAQAGENVAGMFMKNWEEDERLGPCRADQDRVDAVAVCARLGIAFHARNFAAQYWDGVFTHFLDEYRAGRTPNPDVLCNREIKFKTFLDNARELGAERIATGHYARIDSIDGRYRLLRGHDGNKDQSYFLYTLGQRQLAVTRFPIGELPKPEVRRLAREAELPTHAKKDSTGICFIGERDFREFLGHYIPAQPGAMQTPDGADIGIHQGLMYYTLGQRQGLGIGGRHDSSGAPWYVVGKDVAKNILYVDQGQESHWLASTRLVADQLSWVAGHAPTHEFTCTAKTRYRQPDQDCHVRVNGDDCEVVFSSPQRAVTPGQSVVFYAGDECLGGGIINATDAPFGGLEPAHA is encoded by the coding sequence ATGGATAAAGGTTTGACCATCGTAGGTGTATCCGGCGGCGTGGATTCTTCGGTCACAGCATTGCTGCTGGCGCAGGCGGGCGAAAATGTCGCTGGCATGTTCATGAAGAACTGGGAAGAGGACGAACGCCTCGGGCCATGTCGCGCCGATCAGGACCGGGTCGATGCGGTCGCCGTCTGCGCGCGGCTCGGCATTGCGTTTCACGCACGCAATTTCGCCGCGCAATATTGGGACGGCGTGTTCACGCATTTTCTCGACGAATACCGCGCCGGACGCACGCCGAATCCGGATGTCTTGTGCAATCGCGAGATCAAGTTCAAGACCTTTCTCGACAACGCGCGCGAGCTTGGTGCCGAGCGTATTGCCACCGGCCATTACGCGCGCATCGATTCGATCGACGGACGTTATCGGCTGTTGCGTGGCCACGATGGCAACAAGGATCAAAGTTATTTTCTGTATACGCTCGGCCAGCGACAGCTCGCGGTGACCCGTTTTCCGATCGGCGAATTGCCAAAACCCGAGGTACGTCGTCTCGCGCGCGAAGCCGAATTGCCGACCCATGCGAAGAAAGATTCCACCGGCATCTGTTTCATCGGCGAGCGTGATTTCCGCGAATTTCTCGGCCACTACATCCCGGCGCAGCCCGGTGCGATGCAGACGCCGGATGGCGCAGATATCGGCATACATCAAGGCCTGATGTACTACACGCTCGGACAACGCCAAGGGTTGGGCATCGGCGGTCGCCACGATTCTTCCGGCGCGCCGTGGTATGTCGTCGGCAAGGACGTGGCAAAGAATATCCTGTACGTCGATCAGGGCCAGGAAAGCCATTGGCTCGCCTCAACCCGGCTGGTCGCCGATCAATTGTCGTGGGTCGCGGGCCACGCACCGACGCATGAATTCACTTGCACGGCGAAGACGCGTTATCGCCAACCCGATCAGGATTGTCATGTGCGTGTGAATGGAGATGATTGCGAGGTGGTTTTTTCCTCGCCGCAACGCGCCGTGACGCCAGGCCAATCGGTGGTGTTTTATGCCGGCGACGAATGCCTCGGCGGCGGCATCATCAACGCTACCGACGCCCCGTTCGGCGGGCTGGAGCCAGCGCATGCGTGA
- the clpA gene encoding ATP-dependent Clp protease ATP-binding subunit ClpA — protein sequence MFSKDLELTISHCYKEAREQRHEFMTVEHLLLALLENPSAIAVLRASGADLVKLGKELKGIIAETVPLLPLKDERDTQPTLGFQRVLQRAVYHVQSSGRKEVTGANVLVAIFGEKDSHAVYFLNQQEITRLDVVNYISHGIAKIGQDSNQQPGGEAGREADGGDEARGNPLHEFASNLNELARQGKIDPLIGRAEEIERTIQVLCRRRKNNPLFVGEAGVGKTALAEGLAKRIVEKEVPEVLADCIIYSLDMGSLVAGTKYRGDFEKRLKGVLAQLKKEPNAILFIDEIHTIIGAGSASGGTMDASNLIKPVLANGELRCIGSTTFQEYRGIFEKDRALARRFQKIDIVEPSLADSLEILKGLKSRFEEHHKVEYALDALKAAVDLSVKHIADRLLPDKAIDVIDEAGARQRLLPPDQRKAIVDVSEIELIVARMARIPPKQVSASDKDVLKSLQRNLNMVVFGQDAAIEALSSSIKMSRSGLGDPNKPIGSFLLAGPTGVGKTEVTRQLAMQLGIELVRFDMSEYMEGHSVSRLIGAPPGYVGFDQGGLLTEQITKHPHCVLLLDEIEKAHPDVFNILLQVMDHGTLTDTNGREANFKNVIVVMTTNAGAAQAARRSMGFVEQNHGTDAMEVIRRSFTPEFRNRLDAIIQFGALDFEHILRVVDKFLIELEAQLNEKHVALHVDGDARRWLAEHGFDAQMGARPMARVIQDNVKRPLADELLFGKLAEGGKVTLSVQDGKLAVASEEAEKLPAIVE from the coding sequence ATGTTTAGTAAAGATCTCGAACTCACCATCAGCCATTGCTACAAGGAAGCGCGCGAACAGCGTCATGAATTCATGACCGTTGAGCACTTGCTGCTGGCGTTGCTGGAAAATCCATCGGCCATCGCCGTGCTGCGTGCGAGCGGCGCCGATCTGGTCAAGCTCGGCAAGGAGCTGAAAGGCATCATTGCCGAAACCGTGCCGCTGTTGCCGCTCAAGGATGAACGCGATACGCAACCGACGCTGGGTTTCCAGCGCGTGCTGCAGCGCGCGGTGTATCACGTGCAATCTTCCGGACGAAAGGAAGTCACCGGCGCGAACGTGCTGGTTGCGATCTTCGGCGAGAAGGATTCGCACGCCGTGTATTTCCTCAACCAGCAGGAAATCACGCGGCTGGATGTAGTCAATTATATTTCGCACGGCATCGCGAAAATTGGCCAGGATTCGAACCAGCAGCCCGGCGGCGAAGCCGGCCGCGAAGCCGATGGTGGCGATGAAGCGCGTGGCAATCCGTTGCACGAATTTGCCAGCAACCTCAACGAACTCGCGCGCCAGGGCAAGATCGATCCGCTGATCGGTCGTGCTGAAGAAATCGAGCGCACGATCCAGGTGCTGTGCCGTCGGCGCAAGAACAATCCGTTGTTCGTCGGCGAAGCCGGTGTCGGCAAGACCGCGCTAGCCGAGGGTCTGGCGAAACGCATCGTCGAAAAAGAAGTGCCCGAGGTGCTGGCCGACTGCATTATCTATTCGCTCGACATGGGCTCGCTCGTGGCGGGCACGAAATATCGTGGCGACTTCGAAAAACGCCTGAAAGGTGTTCTGGCGCAGCTCAAGAAAGAACCGAACGCGATCCTGTTTATCGATGAAATCCACACCATCATCGGCGCCGGGTCGGCTTCGGGCGGCACGATGGATGCGTCGAATCTGATCAAGCCGGTACTCGCCAACGGCGAATTGCGCTGCATCGGTTCGACCACGTTCCAGGAATACCGCGGCATCTTCGAGAAGGATCGCGCGCTGGCTCGCCGCTTCCAGAAAATCGATATTGTCGAACCGTCGCTGGCCGACAGCCTTGAGATTTTGAAGGGCCTGAAGTCGCGCTTCGAGGAACATCACAAAGTCGAATACGCGCTCGATGCGCTCAAGGCGGCGGTCGATCTTTCGGTCAAGCATATTGCCGATCGTCTGTTGCCGGACAAGGCAATCGACGTGATTGACGAAGCCGGCGCGAGACAGCGTTTGTTGCCGCCCGATCAGCGCAAGGCAATCGTCGATGTGTCGGAGATCGAGCTGATCGTCGCACGCATGGCACGCATTCCACCGAAGCAGGTTTCGGCCTCCGACAAGGACGTACTAAAGAGCCTGCAGCGTAACCTCAACATGGTGGTATTCGGCCAGGATGCGGCGATCGAGGCATTGTCGAGTTCAATCAAGATGTCGCGCTCGGGTCTCGGCGATCCGAACAAGCCGATCGGCAGTTTCCTGTTGGCTGGCCCGACCGGTGTCGGCAAGACCGAAGTGACGCGGCAACTCGCGATGCAGCTCGGTATCGAACTCGTGCGCTTCGACATGTCCGAATATATGGAGGGGCATTCGGTATCGCGCCTGATTGGTGCGCCGCCGGGTTATGTCGGTTTCGACCAAGGCGGCTTGCTCACCGAGCAGATCACGAAACATCCGCATTGTGTACTGTTGCTGGATGAAATCGAGAAGGCGCATCCGGACGTGTTCAACATCCTGTTGCAGGTCATGGATCACGGCACGTTGACCGATACGAATGGTCGCGAAGCGAACTTCAAGAATGTGATCGTAGTGATGACGACGAATGCCGGCGCGGCGCAGGCGGCAAGGCGCTCGATGGGTTTTGTCGAGCAGAATCACGGCACTGATGCGATGGAAGTCATCCGTCGCAGCTTCACGCCGGAGTTCCGCAATCGCCTCGACGCGATCATCCAGTTCGGTGCGCTCGACTTCGAACACATCCTGCGGGTGGTCGACAAGTTCCTGATCGAACTCGAAGCGCAGCTCAACGAGAAACACGTCGCGTTGCATGTCGATGGCGATGCGCGGCGCTGGTTGGCCGAGCACGGTTTCGATGCGCAGATGGGTGCACGTCCGATGGCGCGTGTGATCCAGGACAACGTCAAGCGTCCGCTGGCTGACGAGCTGCTGTTCGGCAAGCTGGCCGAGGGCGGCAAGGTCACGCTCAGCGTGCAGGACGGTAAGCTTGCGGTTGCGAGCGAAGAGGCAGAAAAATTGCCGGCGATCGTCGAATAA
- a CDS encoding NUDIX hydrolase: MNDSSNPSAPDVDTVWRPDVTVAAIVPRGETFLLVEEIIRGKLMLNQPAGHLEANESLPTASVRETLEETGWEIQLDALVGIYQWTAPDSELGFLRFTFAAHALRHHAERALDAGIVRTLWLTRDEIAAESARLRSPMVLRSIDDYLAGKRFPLDAVHAMLPAPLPRDASAPI; encoded by the coding sequence ATGAATGACTCGAGCAACCCCAGCGCGCCGGATGTCGATACGGTCTGGCGCCCGGATGTAACCGTTGCCGCCATCGTGCCACGCGGCGAAACGTTTTTGCTGGTCGAGGAAATCATTCGTGGCAAACTCATGCTGAATCAGCCGGCTGGGCATCTTGAAGCAAACGAGTCACTGCCGACCGCCAGCGTTCGCGAAACGCTTGAGGAAACCGGCTGGGAAATCCAACTCGACGCCTTGGTCGGCATTTATCAATGGACTGCGCCCGACTCGGAGCTCGGCTTTCTGCGTTTTACCTTTGCAGCGCACGCGCTACGGCATCATGCCGAGCGCGCACTCGATGCCGGCATCGTACGTACGCTGTGGCTCACGCGCGACGAAATCGCTGCCGAATCCGCGCGCCTGCGCAGTCCGATGGTGTTGCGCAGTATCGACGACTATCTCGCTGGCAAACGTTTCCCTCTCGACGCCGTGCATGCAATGTTGCCGGCGCCATTGCCACGCGATGCCAGCGCCCCCATTTGA
- the clpS gene encoding ATP-dependent Clp protease adapter ClpS, whose translation MAQLPDQQLDHQRGLAVEESRPELQRPPLYQVVLMNDDFTPMDFVITVLESIFGMNRERATQVMLHVHTRGKGICGVYTREVAETKVTQVNEFSRAHQHPLLCNMEKA comes from the coding sequence ATGGCACAACTACCTGACCAGCAATTGGACCACCAACGCGGACTCGCGGTCGAGGAATCTCGCCCGGAGCTGCAACGCCCGCCGTTATACCAGGTGGTGTTGATGAACGACGACTTCACGCCGATGGATTTCGTGATTACGGTGCTGGAGAGTATCTTCGGCATGAATCGCGAACGCGCGACGCAAGTGATGTTGCACGTGCATACGCGCGGCAAGGGAATTTGCGGTGTGTATACGCGCGAAGTGGCGGAAACCAAAGTGACCCAAGTCAACGAATTTTCACGTGCGCACCAACATCCTTTGTTGTGCAATATGGAAAAGGCCTAG
- the hflD gene encoding high frequency lysogenization protein HflD, whose translation MREGRVIALAALYQAIMQVRDVAARGSADAAGERVSIDSIFRIDADTPAEIYGGVANLRIGLELLIAQLDGQTRDLTVTRMVISILKLERRLSRRSDMLKNLRAGIESCARQAEHLGPTHAAVFASLSKLYADNLSRLRPRVVVPGNPLYLTQTARVEEIRALLLAAVRASVLWRQLGGRPWRMLFRRRDYAMLARGLLTRSTLDNG comes from the coding sequence ATGCGTGAGGGCCGAGTCATCGCGCTGGCCGCGCTGTATCAAGCCATCATGCAGGTGCGTGACGTTGCCGCACGTGGTAGCGCGGATGCGGCAGGTGAACGAGTGAGCATCGACAGTATTTTTCGCATCGACGCTGACACGCCTGCAGAAATCTACGGCGGCGTGGCCAATCTGCGGATCGGACTGGAATTGCTGATCGCACAATTGGATGGCCAAACGCGCGATCTCACCGTGACGCGCATGGTGATCAGCATCCTCAAACTCGAGCGCCGGTTGTCGCGGCGCAGCGATATGCTCAAGAATTTACGCGCGGGGATCGAATCCTGCGCGCGTCAGGCCGAGCATCTCGGACCAACCCATGCCGCGGTTTTTGCAAGTCTGTCGAAACTGTATGCCGATAATCTTTCGCGATTGCGTCCACGCGTGGTCGTGCCGGGCAATCCCTTGTATCTGACGCAGACGGCGCGTGTTGAGGAAATCCGCGCATTGCTGCTCGCCGCGGTGCGCGCCTCCGTATTGTGGCGCCAGCTCGGCGGACGTCCGTGGCGCATGCTGTTCCGTCGCCGCGATTACGCGATGCTGGCGCGGGGATTGTTGACTCGCAGCACGCTGGACAACGGTTGA